Below is a window of Cryomorphaceae bacterium DNA.
TTTCCAGCCATTATCGTGATTCTCACCCTTATTCCCTACATCCCCGTATCTAATTTTCAGGATGCACTGATGCATTTCTTCGAGAGAATGATGCCATCAGAAGCGTTTGAGGTGATTGAATCCACACTCGATAACCTCGTGAACAAAAAGCACAACACACTGCTTTCCATTGGTTTTATTCTGGCACTATTTTTTGCATCCAATACCATACAGGCCATCCTTGATGGCTTAAACGCATCCTTTCACCTCACCGATAAGCGCAGTACTTTGGGGCAGCGCCTCATTTCACTTGGCCTCATTGTTTTCCTGCCCATATTGATGGCGCTTGGCCTTTTGATATTCACTTTCAGTGGGTTTTTATTGGAGTGGCTTCACATTCAAGATGTTCTGGGCAGTGAACGGACGATTTTCCTCCTGCAGCTGTTAAAATGGATACTCAGCGCCTTTTTGATTATGACATCTATCTCTATCCTATACAACACAGCCGCCGGTAAACGCGAAAAGGTGAAGCTTTTTTCTGCCGGTGCTTCGCTCAGCACCATTGGAGTATTGGTAGTATCAGCCCTGTTTGCCACATTCGTAAACAACTTTGGCACCTACAACAAACTCTACGGTTCACTTGGCGCGATATTGGTAACGCTGCTCTGGGTGTATATCAACTTCATCACCATCCTTGTAGGATTTGAGTTAAACACGAGCATCGCCAAAGCCAAAAAGTACGGCCGGGAATTA
It encodes the following:
- a CDS encoding YihY/virulence factor BrkB family protein — encoded protein: MMFDWIYTLKRRILTSWPVSTTIRFSQKLVLPGFDGQSVFNVARFFYEAILRGSVLDRAAAISFKFILSVFPAIIVILTLIPYIPVSNFQDALMHFFERMMPSEAFEVIESTLDNLVNKKHNTLLSIGFILALFFASNTIQAILDGLNASFHLTDKRSTLGQRLISLGLIVFLPILMALGLLIFTFSGFLLEWLHIQDVLGSERTIFLLQLLKWILSAFLIMTSISILYNTAAGKREKVKLFSAGASLSTIGVLVVSALFATFVNNFGTYNKLYGSLGAILVTLLWVYINFITILVGFELNTSIAKAKKYGRELFND